One stretch of Dyella jiangningensis DNA includes these proteins:
- a CDS encoding helix-turn-helix transcriptional regulator, whose product MRERRTHLDAAALGFESKRRRTSGLRREEVAQRAHVSTTWYTWLEQGRGGAPSAQALDRIARALMLTEVEREHVHLLALGRPPGTGYQGADAVTPRVQRVLDSLPYSPAMVRTATWDVVAWNTAAATVLTDYGTLELHKRNILKLLFCDPRAKQMQQEWESVSQFVVAAFRADVVRAGASDEVKALVDELCRQSPDFEALWRNHDVRHYSDHVKHLRHPILGEIALEHSQFAVDGRADLCLVVYNPVTEDDARRIRQLVDAKLATREA is encoded by the coding sequence CTGAGGGAGCGGCGTACTCACCTGGACGCCGCCGCGCTCGGCTTCGAGTCGAAGCGACGGCGTACCAGCGGGCTGCGCCGCGAAGAAGTGGCCCAGCGCGCCCACGTCAGCACCACCTGGTACACCTGGCTGGAACAAGGCCGCGGCGGCGCGCCCTCGGCGCAAGCACTGGACCGCATTGCCCGCGCGCTCATGCTCACGGAGGTCGAGCGCGAACACGTCCACTTGCTCGCGCTGGGACGTCCGCCCGGCACCGGCTACCAGGGCGCCGATGCCGTCACGCCACGCGTACAGCGCGTGCTCGACTCCCTGCCCTACAGCCCCGCCATGGTGCGCACCGCCACCTGGGATGTCGTCGCGTGGAACACCGCCGCGGCCACCGTGCTCACCGACTACGGCACGCTCGAACTGCACAAGCGGAACATACTCAAGCTGCTGTTCTGCGATCCGCGCGCCAAGCAGATGCAGCAGGAGTGGGAAAGCGTCAGCCAGTTCGTGGTCGCCGCCTTCCGCGCCGACGTGGTTCGCGCAGGCGCAAGCGACGAAGTGAAAGCGCTTGTCGACGAGCTGTGCCGGCAAAGCCCAGACTTCGAAGCGCTATGGCGCAACCACGACGTACGCCATTACAGCGACCACGTGAAACATCTGCGCCACCCCATCCTCGGCGAGATCGCCCTCGAACATTCCCAGTTCGCCGTGGACGGCCGTGCCGACCTCTGCCTCGTCGTCTACAACCCGGTGACGGAAGACGATGCGCGACGCATCAGGCAGCTGGTCGATGCGAAGCTGGCGACGCGCGAAGCCTGA
- a CDS encoding SDR family oxidoreductase, with amino-acid sequence MGALGHFFAAQPAGTPSLRLEAERGGVQVSTPLPQEGAERTFSGRGHRDPVSAYTLINNQIYLDVEGPQHSAPLNQEDVLMRVFVTGATGFVGSAVVDELLRAGHAVLGLARTDAAAAALQAAGAEVHRGSLEDADSLRAGVEGVDGVIHTAFNHDFSRFAENARTESRAIDALGQALRGSARPLVVTSGFAVLASGPVCVETDEPIPASDHYPRASEATAMKYVVEGVPVSVVRLPPTVHGEGDHGFVPRVIAFARQHGVSPYIGDGSNRWAAVHRHDAARVFRLALECGASGARYHAVAEEGLFFRQIAETVGTRLGVPVTSVSKEQAPSHFEWLAPFVGMNMAASSEHTRDALGWTPMRPDLLADLRDADYFG; translated from the coding sequence GTGGGCGCGCTGGGCCACTTCTTCGCGGCGCAGCCCGCTGGTACGCCGTCGCTTCGACTCGAAGCCGAGCGCGGCGGCGTCCAGGTGAGTACGCCGCTCCCTCAGGAAGGTGCCGAGCGGACTTTCTCTGGTCGTGGCCATCGCGATCCTGTTAGTGCTTATACCCTGATAAACAACCAGATTTACCTGGATGTCGAAGGTCCCCAGCATAGCGCTCCTCTCAACCAGGAGGATGTGCTCATGCGTGTATTCGTCACTGGAGCAACGGGCTTCGTGGGGTCGGCAGTGGTCGACGAGCTGTTGCGTGCGGGCCACGCGGTGCTGGGCCTGGCGCGTACCGACGCCGCTGCTGCCGCGTTACAGGCGGCGGGGGCCGAGGTTCACCGAGGCTCGCTGGAAGATGCCGACAGCTTGCGGGCCGGGGTCGAGGGTGTCGATGGCGTGATCCACACGGCGTTCAACCACGATTTTTCGCGCTTCGCCGAGAACGCGCGGACGGAAAGCCGTGCCATCGATGCGCTGGGCCAGGCGTTGCGCGGCAGCGCGCGGCCGTTGGTCGTCACCTCGGGATTCGCGGTGCTGGCGTCGGGGCCGGTGTGCGTAGAAACGGACGAACCGATCCCCGCATCGGATCACTATCCGCGGGCATCGGAAGCAACGGCGATGAAATACGTCGTCGAAGGCGTGCCCGTTTCGGTGGTGCGGCTTCCGCCCACGGTCCATGGCGAGGGCGACCATGGTTTCGTGCCTCGCGTGATTGCCTTTGCGCGCCAGCACGGCGTGTCGCCTTACATCGGTGACGGCAGCAACCGTTGGGCGGCCGTGCACCGCCATGACGCGGCGCGTGTGTTCCGGCTTGCGCTGGAATGTGGTGCGAGCGGCGCTCGCTACCATGCGGTGGCCGAAGAAGGTCTTTTCTTCAGGCAGATTGCCGAAACCGTGGGTACACGGCTCGGTGTGCCGGTCACCAGTGTATCGAAGGAGCAGGCCCCGTCGCACTTTGAATGGCTGGCGCCATTCGTCGGCATGAACATGGCTGCCTCCAGTGAGCATACGCGCGACGCACTGGGTTGGACGCCCATGCGTCCGGACCTGCTCGCTGACCTGCGCGACGCCGACTATTTCGGTTGA